A stretch of Episyrphus balteatus chromosome 2, idEpiBalt1.1, whole genome shotgun sequence DNA encodes these proteins:
- the LOC129909988 gene encoding coronin-7 isoform X5 gives MAWRFKASKYKNAAPIVPKPEACIRDIVVGSYQTFGNNIAASGAFMAFNWEHTGSSLAVLPIDDCGRKSKTMPLLHGHTDTVTDLEFSPFHDGLLATASQDCLVKIWHIPEKGLDASLSDAECVFSHKQRRVETVGFHPTADCLLHSTAAGCVTLWDITSQKEVFSNNEHPEVIQSVSWKQDGTVLATSCKDKNVRILDPRIGGDPIQMVGESHQSIKDSRVVWLGNQSRILTTGFDAARLRQVIIRDLRNFSVPEKTLELDCSTGILMPLYDPDTNMLFLAGKGDTTINYLEVSDKDPFLIEGLRHTGEQTKGACLVPKRALKVMEGEVNRVLQLTSNMVIPIMYQVPRKTYRDFHSDLYPETTGYKTELSASEWMSGINLPVPKMSLDPAKRELGDAPITPRLGPKPFSSNSGDLTLDKVFAVPHAPGSQDTLNSLDETISPPASNKPDLIVEIEIKKEKPQRNGDADGDSRPKSLTTSERRKSADESPDKIFELNHSESSENSTEGEDKNEVELRRNSPTRSSIADRRRLYENRSRSTQEEKMQSPAPLRRELTRAETMKPPTENKRISVPEGKLLEEKRRNVDGIKKSATEATITSTKRTSTVFGKVSKFRHLKGTPGHKSTHIENLRNLSRQIPGECNGFHANHERVAVPLSGPGGKIAIFELSRPGRLPDGVIPSLVNGSNIMDFQWDPFDSKRLAVACDDGIVKLWRIDDNGLNEPTNTPEKELTAHLDKIYFIRFHPLAKDVFLTTSHDMTVKLWDLNTMQEKCNLQGHNDQIFDLAWSPCGKFAASVCKDGKIRVYNPRKSETPIREGNGPVGTRGARITWAIEGQYIVCTGFDKVSERQISVYNANKLTAPLNTISLDVSPSILIPFYDEDSSTLFATGKGDSTIYAYEITDEEPYICPLSHHRCSSLHQGLSFLTKNHCDVASVEFSKAYRLTNTTIEPLSFTVPRIKSELFQDDLFPPTLVTWVPTMTADDWFSLNDKKPKKISLQPEGMDCLSSIQPAAQTKKPEQTSSPQFLTKSEYEKAKQQEIQKSVSARMEYNTKLEQDEMEGVDENEWEE, from the exons ATGGCGTGGCGATTCAAAGCCTCGAAATACAAAAATGCTGCTCCCATTGTGCCCAAACCGGAAGCATGTATTCGCGACATTGTCGTTGGATCCTATCAAACTTTCGGCAATAATATTGCAGCATCGGGAGCCTTTATGGCATTTAACTGGGAGCATACGGGCTCTAGTTTAGCAGTGTTGCCAATTGATGATTGCGGCAGAAAAAGCAAAACTATGCCTCTGCTGCATGGCCACACTGATACTGTCACAGATTTAGAGTTTTCACCTTTTCATGATGGCCTCCTGGCAACTGCATCGCAAGATTGTTTGGTCAAAATTTGGCATATTCCAGAAAAAGGCCTAGATGCATCGCTCTCAGATGCAGAATGTGTGTTCTCTCACAAACAACGTCGTGTAGAGACTGTTGGCTTTCATCCTACAGCAGATTGTCTCTTACATTCCACAGCAGCAGGATGTGTTACTCTTTGGGATATTACTTCACAAAAAGAAGTATTTT ccAACAACGAACATCCTGAAGTTATTCAATCGGTTAGTTGGAAACAAGACGGAACTGTTTTGGCTACCAGTTGCAAAGATAAGAACGTACGAATTCTAGATCCAAGAATCGGTGGCGATCCCATTCAAATGGTTGGTGAGAGTCATCAGAGTATCAAAGATTCTCGTGTTGTATGGTTGGGAAATCAAAGTCGCATCCTAACAACCGGTTTTGATGCTGCTCGTCTCCGACAAGTAATCATTCGTGATTTGCGTAATTTTTCTGTACCAGAGAAAACTCTAGAACTCGATTGTTCCACTGGTATCCTGATGCCTCTCTACGACCCAGATACCAATATGCTTTTCCTTGCCGGAAAGGGTGACACCACCATCAACTATCTCGAAGTTAGCGATAAGGATCCATTTTTAATTGAAGGTCTGCGTCATACTGGCGAACAGACAAAGGGTGCCTGTTTGGTACCAAAGAGAGCTCTTAAAGTGATGGAAGGAGAGGTTAATAGAGTTTTGCAATTGACTTCCAATATGGTCATTCCTATAATGTATCAAGTTCCAAGAAAG ACTTACAGAGATTTCCACAGTGATCTTTATCCTGAGACTACCGGTTACAAGACTGAATTGAGTGCCAGCGAGTGGATGAGTGGCATCAACTTACCCGTGCCAAAAATGAGCTTGGATCCGGCAAAGCGAGAGCTCGGTGATGCTCCAATTACA CCAAGACTGGGCCCAAAGCCATTTTCAAGTAATTCAGGAGACCTTACTTTGGACAAAGTATTCGCCGTCCCCCATGCCCCAGGATCCCAGGACACACTTAATAGTTTAGATGAAACAATATCCCCACCCGCCTCCAATAAACCTGATCTCattgttgaaattgaaataaaaa aagaaaaaccACAAAGGAATGGTGATGCAGATGGAGACTCTCGTCCCAAGTCTTTAACAACTTCAGAGAGACGAAAG TCGGCTGATGAATCCCCCGATAAG atcTTTGAACTAAATCACTCCGAGTCATCGGAGAATTCAACCGAAGGAGAggataaaaatgaagttgaatTACGCAGAAATTCACCAACTCGTAGTAGCATTGCAGATCGTCGACGTTTATATGAGAATCGTTCAAGAAGCACCCAAGAAGAAAAGATGCAATCTCCAGCTCCACT TAGACGTGAGTTAACTAGAGCTGAAACAATGAAGCCTCCAACAGAAAACAAGCGCATTTCGGTGCCCGAAGGTAAGCTACTCGAAGAGAAACGACGAAACGTTGATGGTATAAAGAAATCGGCCACAGAAGCAACCATAACATCAACAAAACGTACTTCAACAGTATTTGGTAAAGTTTCCAAGTTCCGCCATTTGAAAGGAACTCCAGGCCATAAGTCAACTCACATAGAGAATTTGCGCAATTTAAGTCGGCAAATTCCAGGCGAGTGTAACGGTTTCCATGCAAATCATGAGCGTGTTGCCGTGCCTCTTTCTGGTCCAGGAGGTAAAATCGCAATATTTGAATTAAGTCGCCCTGGCCGTTTACCCGACGGTGTTATTCCCTCGCTGGTAAATGGAAGCAACATCATGGATTTCCAGTGGGATCCTTTCGATTCGAAAAGATTGGCTGTGGCCTGCGATGATGGAATTGTTAAACTGTGGCGCATCGATGACAATGGCTTAAACGAACCGACTAATACTCCCGAAAAAGAACTCACAGCCCACTTGGATAAGATCTATTTTATCCGTTTTCATCCGTTGGCCAAGGATGTTTTTCTAACCACAAGCCATGACATGACCGTGAAGTTGTGGGATCTGAATACAATGCAGGAGAAGTGCAATTTGCAAGGCCACAATGATCAGATATTCGATTTGGCATGGAGTCCGTGTGGAAAATTTGCAGCCAGTGTATGCAAGGATGGCAAGATTCGTGTCTATAATCCGAGAAAATCTGAGACACCAATTAGAGAGGGCAATGGACCAGTTGGAACAAGAGGAGCTCGAATAACTTGGGCAATTGAAGGGCAGTACATAGTGTGTACAGGATTTGATAA AGTATCGGAACGACAAATAAGTGTTTACAATGCAAACAAGTTGACTGCTCCATTAAATACAATCAGTTTAGATGTATCACCATCTATTTTGATTCCATTTTATGACGAAGATAGCTCAACTTTATTTGCTACCGGAAAAGGAGACTCAACTATTTATGCATATGAAATCACCGATGAGGAGCCATATATTTGTCCACTTTCACATCATAGATGCTCTTCGTTGCATCAGGGTCTTAGTTTCCTCACAAAAAATCATTGTGATGTGGCGAGTGTGGAATTCTCGAAGGCTTATCGCTTGACAAATACAACAATTGAACCATTAAGTTTTACAGTGCCAAGAATAAAG AGTGAACTTTTCCAAGATGATCTCTTCCCCCCAACCCTTGTGACATGGGTACCAACAATGACAGCCGATGATTGGTTTTCTTTGAAtgacaaaaaacccaaaaagatTAGTCTTCAACCGGAGGGTATGGATTGTT
- the LOC129909988 gene encoding coronin-7 isoform X2 yields the protein MAWRFKASKYKNAAPIVPKPEACIRDIVVGSYQTFGNNIAASGAFMAFNWEHTGSSLAVLPIDDCGRKSKTMPLLHGHTDTVTDLEFSPFHDGLLATASQDCLVKIWHIPEKGLDASLSDAECVFSHKQRRVETVGFHPTADCLLHSTAAGCVTLWDITSQKEVFSNNEHPEVIQSVSWKQDGTVLATSCKDKNVRILDPRIGGDPIQMVGESHQSIKDSRVVWLGNQSRILTTGFDAARLRQVIIRDLRNFSVPEKTLELDCSTGILMPLYDPDTNMLFLAGKGDTTINYLEVSDKDPFLIEGLRHTGEQTKGACLVPKRALKVMEGEVNRVLQLTSNMVIPIMYQVPRKTYRDFHSDLYPETTGYKTELSASEWMSGINLPVPKMSLDPAKRELGDAPITVHRGNLKSVVLNIENKKSLEAKKQQQNGRHASTTPVVVTAVKNDLRFNDKSDNNKDDDELLALSRNDIMKKFDSKYKSDTDNKNISSIRKRAVSPQNGDNNHEEPPRMVSHNSSQESPEESCSSDHSITSPPKPMPRTSRNNSLPDSQHSSSSDETPRPKPRTTTPSSYKPRLGPKPFSSNSGDLTLDKVFAVPHAPGSQDTLNSLDETISPPASNKPDLIVEIEIKKEKPQRNGDADGDSRPKSLTTSERRKSADESPDKIFELNHSESSENSTEGEDKNEVELRRNSPTRSSIADRRRLYENRSRSTQEEKMQSPAPLRELTRAETMKPPTENKRISVPEGKLLEEKRRNVDGIKKSATEATITSTKRTSTVFGKVSKFRHLKGTPGHKSTHIENLRNLSRQIPGECNGFHANHERVAVPLSGPGGKIAIFELSRPGRLPDGVIPSLVNGSNIMDFQWDPFDSKRLAVACDDGIVKLWRIDDNGLNEPTNTPEKELTAHLDKIYFIRFHPLAKDVFLTTSHDMTVKLWDLNTMQEKCNLQGHNDQIFDLAWSPCGKFAASVCKDGKIRVYNPRKSETPIREGNGPVGTRGARITWAIEGQYIVCTGFDKVSERQISVYNANKLTAPLNTISLDVSPSILIPFYDEDSSTLFATGKGDSTIYAYEITDEEPYICPLSHHRCSSLHQGLSFLTKNHCDVASVEFSKAYRLTNTTIEPLSFTVPRIKSELFQDDLFPPTLVTWVPTMTADDWFSLNDKKPKKISLQPEGMDCLSSIQPAAQTKKPEQTSSPQFLTKSEYEKAKQQEIQKSVSARMEYNTKLEQDEMEGVDENEWEE from the exons ATGGCGTGGCGATTCAAAGCCTCGAAATACAAAAATGCTGCTCCCATTGTGCCCAAACCGGAAGCATGTATTCGCGACATTGTCGTTGGATCCTATCAAACTTTCGGCAATAATATTGCAGCATCGGGAGCCTTTATGGCATTTAACTGGGAGCATACGGGCTCTAGTTTAGCAGTGTTGCCAATTGATGATTGCGGCAGAAAAAGCAAAACTATGCCTCTGCTGCATGGCCACACTGATACTGTCACAGATTTAGAGTTTTCACCTTTTCATGATGGCCTCCTGGCAACTGCATCGCAAGATTGTTTGGTCAAAATTTGGCATATTCCAGAAAAAGGCCTAGATGCATCGCTCTCAGATGCAGAATGTGTGTTCTCTCACAAACAACGTCGTGTAGAGACTGTTGGCTTTCATCCTACAGCAGATTGTCTCTTACATTCCACAGCAGCAGGATGTGTTACTCTTTGGGATATTACTTCACAAAAAGAAGTATTTT ccAACAACGAACATCCTGAAGTTATTCAATCGGTTAGTTGGAAACAAGACGGAACTGTTTTGGCTACCAGTTGCAAAGATAAGAACGTACGAATTCTAGATCCAAGAATCGGTGGCGATCCCATTCAAATGGTTGGTGAGAGTCATCAGAGTATCAAAGATTCTCGTGTTGTATGGTTGGGAAATCAAAGTCGCATCCTAACAACCGGTTTTGATGCTGCTCGTCTCCGACAAGTAATCATTCGTGATTTGCGTAATTTTTCTGTACCAGAGAAAACTCTAGAACTCGATTGTTCCACTGGTATCCTGATGCCTCTCTACGACCCAGATACCAATATGCTTTTCCTTGCCGGAAAGGGTGACACCACCATCAACTATCTCGAAGTTAGCGATAAGGATCCATTTTTAATTGAAGGTCTGCGTCATACTGGCGAACAGACAAAGGGTGCCTGTTTGGTACCAAAGAGAGCTCTTAAAGTGATGGAAGGAGAGGTTAATAGAGTTTTGCAATTGACTTCCAATATGGTCATTCCTATAATGTATCAAGTTCCAAGAAAG ACTTACAGAGATTTCCACAGTGATCTTTATCCTGAGACTACCGGTTACAAGACTGAATTGAGTGCCAGCGAGTGGATGAGTGGCATCAACTTACCCGTGCCAAAAATGAGCTTGGATCCGGCAAAGCGAGAGCTCGGTGATGCTCCAATTACA GTTCATCGTGGTAATTTAAAATCGGTTGTTTTGaatatcgaaaataaaaaatccttagaagccaaaaaacaacaacaaaacggACGTCATGCATCAACAACACCAGTTGTTGTAACTGCAGTTAAAAATGATCTCAGATTTAATGATAAATCCGATAATAATAAAGACGACGATGAATTACTTGCACTTTCAAGAAATGATATAATGAAGAAATTTGATAGCAAGTATAAAAGTGATACAGATAATAAGAATATCAGTTCGATTAGAAAACGGGCTGTATCACCACAAAATGGCGATAATAATCATGAAGAACCACCACGCATGGTTTCTCATAATTCATCGCAAGAATCTCCCGAAGAGTCATGCAGCAGTGATCATTCGATTACAAGTCCACCGAAACCGATGCCACGCACTTCGAGAAATAATTCATTGCCTGACTCACAACATAGCTCATCGAGTGATGAAACTCCTCGCCCAAAGCCGAGAACAACGACACCATCGTCATAtaag CCAAGACTGGGCCCAAAGCCATTTTCAAGTAATTCAGGAGACCTTACTTTGGACAAAGTATTCGCCGTCCCCCATGCCCCAGGATCCCAGGACACACTTAATAGTTTAGATGAAACAATATCCCCACCCGCCTCCAATAAACCTGATCTCattgttgaaattgaaataaaaa aagaaaaaccACAAAGGAATGGTGATGCAGATGGAGACTCTCGTCCCAAGTCTTTAACAACTTCAGAGAGACGAAAG TCGGCTGATGAATCCCCCGATAAG atcTTTGAACTAAATCACTCCGAGTCATCGGAGAATTCAACCGAAGGAGAggataaaaatgaagttgaatTACGCAGAAATTCACCAACTCGTAGTAGCATTGCAGATCGTCGACGTTTATATGAGAATCGTTCAAGAAGCACCCAAGAAGAAAAGATGCAATCTCCAGCTCCACT ACGTGAGTTAACTAGAGCTGAAACAATGAAGCCTCCAACAGAAAACAAGCGCATTTCGGTGCCCGAAGGTAAGCTACTCGAAGAGAAACGACGAAACGTTGATGGTATAAAGAAATCGGCCACAGAAGCAACCATAACATCAACAAAACGTACTTCAACAGTATTTGGTAAAGTTTCCAAGTTCCGCCATTTGAAAGGAACTCCAGGCCATAAGTCAACTCACATAGAGAATTTGCGCAATTTAAGTCGGCAAATTCCAGGCGAGTGTAACGGTTTCCATGCAAATCATGAGCGTGTTGCCGTGCCTCTTTCTGGTCCAGGAGGTAAAATCGCAATATTTGAATTAAGTCGCCCTGGCCGTTTACCCGACGGTGTTATTCCCTCGCTGGTAAATGGAAGCAACATCATGGATTTCCAGTGGGATCCTTTCGATTCGAAAAGATTGGCTGTGGCCTGCGATGATGGAATTGTTAAACTGTGGCGCATCGATGACAATGGCTTAAACGAACCGACTAATACTCCCGAAAAAGAACTCACAGCCCACTTGGATAAGATCTATTTTATCCGTTTTCATCCGTTGGCCAAGGATGTTTTTCTAACCACAAGCCATGACATGACCGTGAAGTTGTGGGATCTGAATACAATGCAGGAGAAGTGCAATTTGCAAGGCCACAATGATCAGATATTCGATTTGGCATGGAGTCCGTGTGGAAAATTTGCAGCCAGTGTATGCAAGGATGGCAAGATTCGTGTCTATAATCCGAGAAAATCTGAGACACCAATTAGAGAGGGCAATGGACCAGTTGGAACAAGAGGAGCTCGAATAACTTGGGCAATTGAAGGGCAGTACATAGTGTGTACAGGATTTGATAA AGTATCGGAACGACAAATAAGTGTTTACAATGCAAACAAGTTGACTGCTCCATTAAATACAATCAGTTTAGATGTATCACCATCTATTTTGATTCCATTTTATGACGAAGATAGCTCAACTTTATTTGCTACCGGAAAAGGAGACTCAACTATTTATGCATATGAAATCACCGATGAGGAGCCATATATTTGTCCACTTTCACATCATAGATGCTCTTCGTTGCATCAGGGTCTTAGTTTCCTCACAAAAAATCATTGTGATGTGGCGAGTGTGGAATTCTCGAAGGCTTATCGCTTGACAAATACAACAATTGAACCATTAAGTTTTACAGTGCCAAGAATAAAG AGTGAACTTTTCCAAGATGATCTCTTCCCCCCAACCCTTGTGACATGGGTACCAACAATGACAGCCGATGATTGGTTTTCTTTGAAtgacaaaaaacccaaaaagatTAGTCTTCAACCGGAGGGTATGGATTGTT
- the LOC129909988 gene encoding coronin-7 isoform X4, producing the protein MAWRFKASKYKNAAPIVPKPEACIRDIVVGSYQTFGNNIAASGAFMAFNWEHTGSSLAVLPIDDCGRKSKTMPLLHGHTDTVTDLEFSPFHDGLLATASQDCLVKIWHIPEKGLDASLSDAECVFSHKQRRVETVGFHPTADCLLHSTAAGCVTLWDITSQKEVFSNNEHPEVIQSVSWKQDGTVLATSCKDKNVRILDPRIGGDPIQMVGESHQSIKDSRVVWLGNQSRILTTGFDAARLRQVIIRDLRNFSVPEKTLELDCSTGILMPLYDPDTNMLFLAGKGDTTINYLEVSDKDPFLIEGLRHTGEQTKGACLVPKRALKVMEGEVNRVLQLTSNMVIPIMYQVPRKTYRDFHSDLYPETTGYKTELSASEWMSGINLPVPKMSLDPAKRELGDAPITVHRGNLKSVVLNIENKKSLEAKKQQQNGRHASTTPVVVTAVKNDLRFNDKSDNNKDDDELLALSRNDIMKKFDSKYKSDTDNKNISSIRKRAVSPQNGDNNHEEPPRMVSHNSSQESPEESCSSDHSITSPPKPMPRTSRNNSLPDSQHSSSSDETPRPKPRTTTPSSYKPRLGPKPFSSNSGDLTLDKVFAVPHAPGSQDTLNSLDETISPPASNKPDLIVEIEIKKEKPQRNGDADGDSRPKSLTTSERRKIFELNHSESSENSTEGEDKNEVELRRNSPTRSSIADRRRLYENRSRSTQEEKMQSPAPLRELTRAETMKPPTENKRISVPEGKLLEEKRRNVDGIKKSATEATITSTKRTSTVFGKVSKFRHLKGTPGHKSTHIENLRNLSRQIPGECNGFHANHERVAVPLSGPGGKIAIFELSRPGRLPDGVIPSLVNGSNIMDFQWDPFDSKRLAVACDDGIVKLWRIDDNGLNEPTNTPEKELTAHLDKIYFIRFHPLAKDVFLTTSHDMTVKLWDLNTMQEKCNLQGHNDQIFDLAWSPCGKFAASVCKDGKIRVYNPRKSETPIREGNGPVGTRGARITWAIEGQYIVCTGFDKVSERQISVYNANKLTAPLNTISLDVSPSILIPFYDEDSSTLFATGKGDSTIYAYEITDEEPYICPLSHHRCSSLHQGLSFLTKNHCDVASVEFSKAYRLTNTTIEPLSFTVPRIKSELFQDDLFPPTLVTWVPTMTADDWFSLNDKKPKKISLQPEGMDCLSSIQPAAQTKKPEQTSSPQFLTKSEYEKAKQQEIQKSVSARMEYNTKLEQDEMEGVDENEWEE; encoded by the exons ATGGCGTGGCGATTCAAAGCCTCGAAATACAAAAATGCTGCTCCCATTGTGCCCAAACCGGAAGCATGTATTCGCGACATTGTCGTTGGATCCTATCAAACTTTCGGCAATAATATTGCAGCATCGGGAGCCTTTATGGCATTTAACTGGGAGCATACGGGCTCTAGTTTAGCAGTGTTGCCAATTGATGATTGCGGCAGAAAAAGCAAAACTATGCCTCTGCTGCATGGCCACACTGATACTGTCACAGATTTAGAGTTTTCACCTTTTCATGATGGCCTCCTGGCAACTGCATCGCAAGATTGTTTGGTCAAAATTTGGCATATTCCAGAAAAAGGCCTAGATGCATCGCTCTCAGATGCAGAATGTGTGTTCTCTCACAAACAACGTCGTGTAGAGACTGTTGGCTTTCATCCTACAGCAGATTGTCTCTTACATTCCACAGCAGCAGGATGTGTTACTCTTTGGGATATTACTTCACAAAAAGAAGTATTTT ccAACAACGAACATCCTGAAGTTATTCAATCGGTTAGTTGGAAACAAGACGGAACTGTTTTGGCTACCAGTTGCAAAGATAAGAACGTACGAATTCTAGATCCAAGAATCGGTGGCGATCCCATTCAAATGGTTGGTGAGAGTCATCAGAGTATCAAAGATTCTCGTGTTGTATGGTTGGGAAATCAAAGTCGCATCCTAACAACCGGTTTTGATGCTGCTCGTCTCCGACAAGTAATCATTCGTGATTTGCGTAATTTTTCTGTACCAGAGAAAACTCTAGAACTCGATTGTTCCACTGGTATCCTGATGCCTCTCTACGACCCAGATACCAATATGCTTTTCCTTGCCGGAAAGGGTGACACCACCATCAACTATCTCGAAGTTAGCGATAAGGATCCATTTTTAATTGAAGGTCTGCGTCATACTGGCGAACAGACAAAGGGTGCCTGTTTGGTACCAAAGAGAGCTCTTAAAGTGATGGAAGGAGAGGTTAATAGAGTTTTGCAATTGACTTCCAATATGGTCATTCCTATAATGTATCAAGTTCCAAGAAAG ACTTACAGAGATTTCCACAGTGATCTTTATCCTGAGACTACCGGTTACAAGACTGAATTGAGTGCCAGCGAGTGGATGAGTGGCATCAACTTACCCGTGCCAAAAATGAGCTTGGATCCGGCAAAGCGAGAGCTCGGTGATGCTCCAATTACA GTTCATCGTGGTAATTTAAAATCGGTTGTTTTGaatatcgaaaataaaaaatccttagaagccaaaaaacaacaacaaaacggACGTCATGCATCAACAACACCAGTTGTTGTAACTGCAGTTAAAAATGATCTCAGATTTAATGATAAATCCGATAATAATAAAGACGACGATGAATTACTTGCACTTTCAAGAAATGATATAATGAAGAAATTTGATAGCAAGTATAAAAGTGATACAGATAATAAGAATATCAGTTCGATTAGAAAACGGGCTGTATCACCACAAAATGGCGATAATAATCATGAAGAACCACCACGCATGGTTTCTCATAATTCATCGCAAGAATCTCCCGAAGAGTCATGCAGCAGTGATCATTCGATTACAAGTCCACCGAAACCGATGCCACGCACTTCGAGAAATAATTCATTGCCTGACTCACAACATAGCTCATCGAGTGATGAAACTCCTCGCCCAAAGCCGAGAACAACGACACCATCGTCATAtaag CCAAGACTGGGCCCAAAGCCATTTTCAAGTAATTCAGGAGACCTTACTTTGGACAAAGTATTCGCCGTCCCCCATGCCCCAGGATCCCAGGACACACTTAATAGTTTAGATGAAACAATATCCCCACCCGCCTCCAATAAACCTGATCTCattgttgaaattgaaataaaaa aagaaaaaccACAAAGGAATGGTGATGCAGATGGAGACTCTCGTCCCAAGTCTTTAACAACTTCAGAGAGACGAAAG atcTTTGAACTAAATCACTCCGAGTCATCGGAGAATTCAACCGAAGGAGAggataaaaatgaagttgaatTACGCAGAAATTCACCAACTCGTAGTAGCATTGCAGATCGTCGACGTTTATATGAGAATCGTTCAAGAAGCACCCAAGAAGAAAAGATGCAATCTCCAGCTCCACT ACGTGAGTTAACTAGAGCTGAAACAATGAAGCCTCCAACAGAAAACAAGCGCATTTCGGTGCCCGAAGGTAAGCTACTCGAAGAGAAACGACGAAACGTTGATGGTATAAAGAAATCGGCCACAGAAGCAACCATAACATCAACAAAACGTACTTCAACAGTATTTGGTAAAGTTTCCAAGTTCCGCCATTTGAAAGGAACTCCAGGCCATAAGTCAACTCACATAGAGAATTTGCGCAATTTAAGTCGGCAAATTCCAGGCGAGTGTAACGGTTTCCATGCAAATCATGAGCGTGTTGCCGTGCCTCTTTCTGGTCCAGGAGGTAAAATCGCAATATTTGAATTAAGTCGCCCTGGCCGTTTACCCGACGGTGTTATTCCCTCGCTGGTAAATGGAAGCAACATCATGGATTTCCAGTGGGATCCTTTCGATTCGAAAAGATTGGCTGTGGCCTGCGATGATGGAATTGTTAAACTGTGGCGCATCGATGACAATGGCTTAAACGAACCGACTAATACTCCCGAAAAAGAACTCACAGCCCACTTGGATAAGATCTATTTTATCCGTTTTCATCCGTTGGCCAAGGATGTTTTTCTAACCACAAGCCATGACATGACCGTGAAGTTGTGGGATCTGAATACAATGCAGGAGAAGTGCAATTTGCAAGGCCACAATGATCAGATATTCGATTTGGCATGGAGTCCGTGTGGAAAATTTGCAGCCAGTGTATGCAAGGATGGCAAGATTCGTGTCTATAATCCGAGAAAATCTGAGACACCAATTAGAGAGGGCAATGGACCAGTTGGAACAAGAGGAGCTCGAATAACTTGGGCAATTGAAGGGCAGTACATAGTGTGTACAGGATTTGATAA AGTATCGGAACGACAAATAAGTGTTTACAATGCAAACAAGTTGACTGCTCCATTAAATACAATCAGTTTAGATGTATCACCATCTATTTTGATTCCATTTTATGACGAAGATAGCTCAACTTTATTTGCTACCGGAAAAGGAGACTCAACTATTTATGCATATGAAATCACCGATGAGGAGCCATATATTTGTCCACTTTCACATCATAGATGCTCTTCGTTGCATCAGGGTCTTAGTTTCCTCACAAAAAATCATTGTGATGTGGCGAGTGTGGAATTCTCGAAGGCTTATCGCTTGACAAATACAACAATTGAACCATTAAGTTTTACAGTGCCAAGAATAAAG AGTGAACTTTTCCAAGATGATCTCTTCCCCCCAACCCTTGTGACATGGGTACCAACAATGACAGCCGATGATTGGTTTTCTTTGAAtgacaaaaaacccaaaaagatTAGTCTTCAACCGGAGGGTATGGATTGTT